A region of Roseobacter litoralis Och 149 DNA encodes the following proteins:
- a CDS encoding acetyl-CoA C-acyltransferase family protein, with protein MTKEIVILDGARTAIGTFGGALAATPPIELATVASAAALQRAGVEGAQIGHVAFGHVINTEPKDMYLSRVAAMQAGVPDTVPAMNVNRLCGSGAQAIVSVIQSLMLGDADFALAGGAENMSRSPFIIPQQRWGAKMGDVKTLDMMLGALNCPFGTGHMGVTAENVAAEHHISRAQQDGFALQSQQRASDAIAAGHFQSQITPVEVRVKRDMVAFEVDEHPKATTLEALSGLRAVFQKDGTVTAGNASGINDGAAAVVLATAEAAEKAGLKPKARVLGYAHAGVRPEVMGIGPVPAVQNLLARTGLSVTDFDVVESNEAFAAQALAVSQELGLDNAKVNPNGGAIALGHPVGATGAIITLKAMYELERIGGKRALITMCIGGGQGIALAIERL; from the coding sequence ATGACCAAAGAGATCGTAATTCTGGACGGCGCGCGCACGGCAATCGGTACGTTTGGTGGCGCATTGGCCGCGACGCCCCCCATTGAACTCGCCACCGTGGCCAGCGCGGCCGCATTGCAACGGGCAGGCGTTGAGGGGGCGCAGATCGGACATGTCGCCTTTGGTCATGTGATCAATACCGAACCGAAGGACATGTACCTGAGCCGTGTGGCCGCGATGCAGGCGGGCGTGCCTGATACGGTCCCGGCGATGAACGTCAATCGGCTGTGCGGCTCTGGTGCGCAGGCGATTGTCTCGGTTATTCAGTCGCTTATGCTGGGTGACGCAGACTTCGCCCTTGCGGGTGGTGCTGAGAACATGTCGCGTTCGCCCTTTATCATCCCGCAACAGCGCTGGGGTGCAAAAATGGGGGACGTTAAAACGCTTGATATGATGTTGGGCGCATTGAACTGCCCGTTCGGCACCGGGCATATGGGTGTTACGGCGGAAAACGTCGCGGCAGAGCATCACATCAGCCGCGCCCAGCAGGACGGATTTGCCTTGCAAAGCCAGCAGCGGGCGTCTGATGCTATCGCAGCGGGCCATTTTCAGTCCCAGATCACGCCCGTCGAGGTCCGCGTGAAACGGGACATGGTGGCTTTTGAAGTGGATGAGCACCCCAAGGCGACAACTCTTGAGGCCTTGTCGGGGCTGCGCGCCGTCTTCCAGAAAGACGGGACCGTGACCGCAGGGAATGCCAGCGGCATCAATGATGGTGCTGCGGCAGTTGTTTTGGCAACCGCTGAGGCCGCCGAAAAGGCCGGATTGAAACCAAAGGCCCGCGTTCTGGGCTATGCGCATGCGGGCGTGCGGCCCGAAGTCATGGGCATCGGCCCGGTGCCCGCCGTTCAAAACCTATTGGCGCGCACGGGCCTGTCGGTGACGGATTTTGATGTGGTCGAAAGCAATGAGGCCTTTGCTGCGCAGGCGCTGGCCGTCAGTCAGGAACTGGGCCTCGACAATGCAAAGGTAAACCCGAATGGCGGCGCAATTGCATTGGGTCATCCTGTTGGGGCGACAGGGGCGATTATCACTCTCAAGGCGATGTACGAATTGGAACGGATCGGCGGCAAACGCGCGTTGATCACCATGTGCATCGGCGGTGGTCAGGGCATCGCCCTCGCGATTGAGCGGCTGTAA
- the ubiB gene encoding 2-polyprenylphenol 6-hydroxylase, with the protein MRGPHNIWRLIRTGATLERTGAMKVVLDAFEAPAAVRIVARALGVPFKFLGYNGDPSMPPATRALTALGPAYIKFGQILSTRPDVVGDELAVQLRVLQDKLPPFSVAVAKAEVSKELGVPVDEVFSEFSEPVAAASIAQVHRARIASTGEDVAVKVLRPGIERAFNKDVDAFYLAARMVDLFAPGARRLRPMDVIEHFDGVVQGELDLRLESSAASEFAATTKDDEGFQLPEIKWDLSARRVMTLGWAAGVPLGDNDAIDAAGHDRVDLGNRVLQLFLNHALRDGYFHGDMHQGNLKVAPNGDIVAYDFGIMGHIDEYTRRVYAEILFGFIRKDYKRVAEVHFEAGYVPADKDVDEFARALRAVGEPIFGMDATKISMGRLLSYLFEVTERFGMETRTELILLQRTMVVVEGVARSLNPQINIWEVASPVVTNYISQSIGPRATLKDLAKTARVLARFGPRLPVMVENALIRTSNPQPLRKGNDWGKWILGGLILGVTIGVSGSLTLIAIDLMFF; encoded by the coding sequence ATGCGCGGACCTCACAACATTTGGCGTCTGATCCGAACAGGCGCAACGCTGGAACGCACCGGCGCGATGAAGGTCGTCCTCGACGCCTTTGAAGCGCCCGCTGCCGTGCGCATTGTGGCGCGGGCCTTGGGTGTGCCGTTCAAGTTTCTGGGCTATAATGGTGATCCGTCCATGCCCCCGGCCACGCGTGCCTTGACCGCGCTTGGCCCCGCTTACATCAAATTCGGGCAAATCCTGTCGACCCGCCCGGATGTGGTGGGCGACGAACTCGCCGTGCAGCTCAGGGTTTTGCAAGACAAGCTGCCGCCCTTTTCAGTGGCAGTGGCCAAAGCCGAGGTGTCCAAGGAACTCGGCGTTCCCGTCGATGAAGTTTTTTCAGAATTCAGCGAACCGGTGGCTGCGGCGTCGATTGCGCAGGTCCACCGCGCAAGGATCGCAAGCACGGGCGAGGATGTGGCGGTCAAAGTTCTGCGTCCCGGCATCGAACGTGCGTTCAACAAGGACGTTGATGCATTCTATCTGGCAGCGCGGATGGTCGATCTGTTCGCCCCCGGCGCGCGACGCTTGCGCCCGATGGATGTCATCGAACACTTTGACGGGGTCGTGCAGGGTGAACTTGATCTTCGGCTCGAATCCTCCGCAGCATCGGAATTCGCGGCAACGACAAAAGACGACGAGGGCTTTCAACTCCCCGAGATCAAATGGGATCTTTCCGCGCGACGGGTCATGACGCTTGGCTGGGCCGCGGGTGTGCCTCTGGGGGACAATGACGCCATAGATGCCGCCGGACATGACCGGGTGGACCTGGGCAACCGCGTCCTGCAGCTGTTCCTGAACCACGCGCTGCGGGATGGATATTTCCATGGGGACATGCATCAGGGTAACCTCAAGGTCGCGCCCAATGGGGATATTGTTGCCTATGATTTTGGCATCATGGGGCATATCGACGAATACACCCGGCGGGTCTACGCAGAGATCCTGTTTGGATTTATCCGCAAGGATTACAAACGTGTCGCCGAAGTCCATTTTGAGGCGGGGTATGTCCCGGCTGACAAAGACGTGGATGAATTCGCACGAGCCCTGCGCGCGGTGGGTGAGCCGATCTTTGGCATGGACGCCACGAAAATCTCCATGGGTCGGTTGTTGAGTTACCTCTTTGAAGTGACCGAACGCTTTGGCATGGAAACCCGGACCGAGCTGATCCTGCTTCAGCGCACCATGGTCGTCGTTGAAGGTGTCGCCCGGTCGCTGAACCCTCAGATCAACATCTGGGAAGTGGCAAGCCCGGTGGTGACCAACTATATCTCCCAATCAATCGGGCCGCGCGCGACACTGAAGGATCTGGCCAAAACGGCACGGGTTCTGGCGCGCTTCGGCCCGCGCTTGCCCGTGATGGTCGAAAACGCGCTGATCCGTACCTCCAACCCGCAGCCCCTGCGCAAGGGCAATGACTGGGGCAAGTGGATCTTGGGTGGTTTGATCCTTGGTGTCACCATCGGGGTATCCGGGTCTCTGACCCTGATCGCGATCGACCTGATGTTTTTCTAG